Proteins from a single region of Mailhella massiliensis:
- the tnpA gene encoding IS200/IS605 family transposase yields MNDQSLNHTRWSCKYHIVFAPKFRRKLVYGRYRRTIGEILRKLCEYKGIEIVEANACVDHIHMCVKIPPKYSVAQIMGYLKGKSSLMIFESFPHLRYKFGNRHFWCTGYFVSTVGVNEATIIKYVREQEERDKITDQYSLVERPVSSFTSSRK; encoded by the coding sequence ATGAATGACCAGAGTTTAAACCATACCCGTTGGAGCTGCAAGTATCACATCGTTTTCGCTCCGAAATTCAGACGCAAGCTGGTATACGGAAGGTATCGCAGAACGATCGGCGAAATTCTGAGAAAACTGTGTGAATACAAAGGAATAGAGATAGTGGAAGCAAATGCGTGTGTGGACCATATTCATATGTGCGTCAAGATTCCGCCCAAGTATAGCGTGGCGCAGATCATGGGGTATTTGAAAGGGAAGAGTTCTTTGATGATATTCGAGAGTTTTCCGCATCTGCGCTACAAGTTCGGCAATCGCCATTTCTGGTGTACCGGTTATTTTGTCAGCACGGTGGGAGTAAATGAGGCGACCATCATCAAATATGTGAGGGAGCAGGAAGAACGAGACAAAATAACAGACCAGTATAGCCTGGTAGAACGGCCCGTCAGCTCGTTTACGAGCAGCAGGAAATAA
- a CDS encoding ArsR/SmtB family transcription factor, giving the protein MTLLPLRRAQNGKYLEAQARIFKALGHPSRLLMVEALLDGPLCVADLQHLVGADMSTVSRHLAVLKNADIVSDEKRGLHVYYSLKLMGLGQFLTCTSAAMDKRAQERQAQLTAMMAP; this is encoded by the coding sequence ATGACGCTTCTTCCTTTAAGGCGTGCGCAGAACGGAAAGTACCTTGAGGCGCAGGCCAGAATATTCAAGGCGCTGGGGCACCCCAGCAGGCTGCTCATGGTGGAGGCGCTTCTGGACGGGCCTCTCTGCGTGGCCGATCTTCAGCACCTTGTTGGGGCCGATATGTCTACGGTTTCCCGTCACCTTGCGGTATTGAAGAACGCGGATATCGTTTCGGACGAAAAGCGGGGCCTGCATGTTTACTATTCTCTGAAACTGATGGGGCTCGGCCAGTTTCTGACCTGCACCTCGGCCGCCATGGACAAGCGCGCCCAGGAACGGCAGGCCCAGCTTACGGCCATGATGGCCCCCTGA
- a CDS encoding TAXI family TRAP transporter solute-binding subunit, whose protein sequence is MFRRFFAVALGAAVLLTGALSTDAMAAKFVTIGTGGITGVYYPTGGAIAKIINAKKDVYDIRASVESTGASKFNINAINNGDLEFGIAQADTQYQAYKGIGDWEGKPVTKLRFVFALAPEAVTFVAAEDSGIKSVKDVKGKIINLGDPGSGNRINALQVFKEVGLEPGKDFRGEGLKPADAPHTLQDGRIDGFFYTLGHPNGNIKEATAGKRKCRIVPITGMEKLLEECPYYSKTTIDMSQYPDASNAADGKVETIGMLATFVTSADTPDDIVYAITKEVVENLDEFKKLHPALEAITRESLLEGRTAPFHPGAEKYFKEAGLLK, encoded by the coding sequence ATGTTCAGGAGATTCTTCGCCGTCGCTCTCGGCGCGGCCGTGCTTCTTACCGGAGCCCTCTCCACCGACGCCATGGCCGCCAAGTTCGTCACCATCGGTACCGGCGGCATCACCGGCGTGTACTACCCCACCGGCGGCGCCATCGCCAAGATCATCAACGCCAAGAAGGATGTCTACGACATCCGCGCCAGCGTGGAATCCACCGGGGCCTCCAAGTTCAACATCAACGCCATCAACAACGGCGATCTGGAATTCGGCATCGCTCAGGCCGACACGCAGTATCAGGCCTACAAGGGCATCGGCGACTGGGAAGGCAAGCCCGTGACCAAGCTGCGCTTCGTGTTCGCTCTGGCTCCCGAGGCCGTCACCTTCGTGGCTGCCGAAGATTCCGGCATCAAGAGCGTGAAGGACGTGAAGGGCAAGATCATCAACCTGGGCGATCCCGGTTCCGGCAACCGCATCAACGCCCTTCAGGTGTTCAAGGAAGTGGGTCTGGAACCCGGCAAGGACTTCCGCGGCGAAGGCCTGAAACCCGCCGACGCTCCCCACACCCTGCAGGACGGCCGTATCGACGGCTTCTTCTACACCCTGGGTCATCCCAACGGGAACATCAAGGAAGCCACGGCCGGCAAGCGCAAGTGCCGCATCGTGCCCATCACCGGCATGGAAAAGCTGCTTGAGGAATGCCCCTACTACTCCAAGACCACCATCGACATGAGCCAGTACCCCGACGCGAGCAACGCCGCCGACGGCAAGGTGGAAACCATCGGCATGCTGGCCACCTTCGTGACCTCCGCCGACACTCCCGACGACATCGTCTACGCCATCACCAAGGAAGTGGTGGAAAACCTCGACGAATTCAAGAAGCTGCACCCTGCGCTTGAAGCCATCACCAGGGAAAGCCTGCTGGAAGGCCGCACCGCTCCCTTCCATCCCGGCGCTGAAAAGTATTTCAAGGAAGCCGGTCTGCTCAAGTAA
- a CDS encoding NAD-dependent protein deacylase: MTLTELLSQAKHAVVLTGAGISTLSGIPDFRGAGGLYTRTDIDANKLFDLDYFMKDQRYYYEHSKDFLYNLDEKEPNIVHNTLARLEEKGIIHAVITQNIDLLHQKAGSRKVLELHGSPLLHHCLRCGRSWSFEEIAPRVRAGEVPVCDKCGGIVKPDIVFFGEGLPEYALTEAEREARAADLMLVLGTSLTVYPAAAVPEITLQCGGKVAIINRDPTHLDRYACWTARDLKKEMEELAL, encoded by the coding sequence ATGACGCTCACCGAACTTCTTTCCCAGGCAAAGCACGCCGTCGTCCTCACCGGCGCGGGCATTTCCACCCTTTCGGGCATTCCCGACTTCCGGGGTGCGGGCGGCCTCTACACCCGCACGGACATCGACGCGAACAAGCTCTTCGATCTTGACTACTTCATGAAGGATCAGCGCTACTATTACGAGCATTCCAAAGACTTCCTGTACAATCTCGACGAAAAGGAACCCAACATCGTTCACAATACGCTGGCCCGTCTGGAGGAAAAAGGCATCATCCATGCCGTCATCACCCAGAACATCGACCTGCTGCATCAGAAGGCCGGTTCGAGAAAGGTGCTGGAACTGCACGGCTCGCCGCTGCTCCATCACTGCCTGCGCTGCGGCAGAAGCTGGAGCTTCGAGGAAATAGCCCCCCGCGTCCGCGCCGGAGAAGTGCCCGTGTGCGACAAGTGCGGCGGCATCGTCAAGCCCGACATCGTCTTCTTCGGGGAAGGCCTGCCCGAATACGCCCTTACCGAGGCGGAGCGCGAAGCCCGCGCCGCCGACCTCATGCTGGTGCTCGGCACCAGTCTCACCGTTTATCCGGCGGCGGCCGTGCCGGAAATCACCCTGCAGTGCGGAGGCAAGGTGGCCATCATCAACCGCGACCCCACCCACCTCGACCGCTACGCCTGCTGGACTGCACGCGATCTGAAAAAGGAAATGGAAGAACTGGCCCTGTAA
- a CDS encoding TRAP transporter permease, with translation MPQKHIPTAPAGDKYKEDVAHAEHGMRGDTMGITAKITFVIALCWSLFQMASASILLIDSIYVKSIHLAFAIILVYFNIPMIKPSASSRWDLRILLAMNRVTVMDYILGIMAAVAALYIFIDYAGLASRPGSPIARDILMGILLVVLLLEATRRVLGPALPIISTVFIIYVFTGPYLPDFLAFKGASLSRFISQITMDTQGVYGIPLQVSATVVFLFVLFGTMLDRAGGGTFFTQLAISGLGRYRGGAAKAAVFSSALSGMVSGSSIANVVTTGTFTIPLMKKVGYPAVKAAAIEVASSVNGQLAPPVMGAAAFIIAEYVNVPYIEVAKAAAIPAFASYAALLWITHVEACKLGLRGLSKDELPRARDVLRGGLHFLFPLAMLLYELIALQHSAELAVFRAIIVLAVIMIFQPVCIAVVRKTSKWEALKEGLRLTISSMAAGANNMAGVALATASAGIIVGCVSLGLGQQITSFVEVLSMGNIFLLLIITAAASLLLGMGLPTTANYIIMASLTAPVLVELASGFTIHGMQLAVPLMAAHLYCFYFGILADDTPPVGLAAYAGAAIANTSPIAVGIQGFFYDIRTALLPLVFIFNHDIILWNIHSLPEAVIIFCMTSLGMISFSSLIQGWFITKTSILDRLLLFAATVALMYPALITGFFLPHDQRYLGYILGLALMILTWLRQKAGAKFAAPREAAA, from the coding sequence ATGCCTCAGAAACACATCCCAACCGCTCCCGCCGGAGACAAGTACAAGGAAGACGTAGCCCATGCCGAACACGGCATGCGCGGCGACACCATGGGCATCACGGCGAAGATCACCTTCGTCATCGCCCTGTGCTGGTCGCTCTTCCAGATGGCCAGCGCCAGCATTCTGCTCATCGACTCCATCTATGTAAAGTCCATCCATCTGGCCTTTGCCATCATTCTGGTTTATTTCAACATTCCCATGATAAAGCCCTCGGCCTCCTCAAGGTGGGATCTGCGTATCCTGCTGGCCATGAACCGGGTTACCGTCATGGATTACATCCTGGGCATCATGGCCGCCGTGGCCGCGCTCTACATCTTCATCGACTACGCGGGCCTCGCCTCCCGCCCCGGCTCCCCCATCGCCCGCGACATTCTCATGGGCATACTGCTGGTGGTGCTGCTGCTTGAGGCCACGCGCCGCGTGCTCGGCCCGGCGCTTCCCATCATCAGCACCGTGTTCATCATCTACGTGTTCACGGGGCCGTATCTGCCCGATTTTCTGGCCTTCAAGGGCGCGTCGCTTTCGCGCTTCATTTCCCAGATCACCATGGACACGCAGGGCGTCTACGGCATTCCGCTTCAGGTGTCGGCCACCGTGGTGTTTCTCTTCGTGCTCTTCGGCACCATGCTCGACCGCGCGGGCGGCGGCACCTTCTTCACGCAGCTCGCCATCAGCGGTCTCGGCCGCTACCGCGGCGGCGCGGCCAAGGCTGCGGTATTCAGCTCCGCCCTTTCCGGCATGGTTTCCGGCTCCAGTATCGCCAACGTGGTGACCACGGGTACCTTCACCATTCCGCTCATGAAAAAGGTGGGCTATCCTGCGGTAAAGGCGGCGGCCATCGAAGTGGCCTCCTCCGTCAACGGGCAGCTTGCGCCGCCCGTCATGGGCGCCGCGGCCTTCATCATTGCCGAATACGTCAACGTGCCCTACATCGAAGTGGCCAAGGCTGCGGCCATTCCGGCCTTCGCCTCCTACGCCGCCCTTTTGTGGATCACCCATGTGGAAGCCTGCAAGCTCGGCCTGCGCGGTCTCTCCAAGGATGAACTTCCCCGCGCCCGGGACGTGCTGCGCGGCGGCCTGCATTTCCTCTTCCCTCTGGCCATGCTGCTGTATGAGCTCATCGCCCTCCAGCACTCCGCCGAACTTGCGGTGTTCCGCGCCATCATCGTGCTGGCCGTCATCATGATATTCCAGCCCGTGTGCATCGCCGTGGTACGCAAGACCTCCAAGTGGGAAGCCCTCAAGGAAGGCCTCAGACTCACCATCTCCTCCATGGCGGCGGGCGCCAACAACATGGCGGGCGTGGCTCTGGCCACGGCTTCCGCAGGCATCATCGTGGGCTGCGTGTCCCTGGGGCTCGGCCAGCAGATCACCTCCTTCGTGGAAGTGCTTTCCATGGGGAACATCTTCCTGCTGCTCATCATCACGGCGGCGGCAAGCCTTCTGCTCGGCATGGGCCTGCCCACCACGGCCAACTACATCATCATGGCCTCGCTCACCGCTCCGGTGCTGGTGGAACTCGCCTCCGGCTTCACCATTCACGGTATGCAGCTTGCCGTGCCGCTCATGGCCGCGCACCTGTACTGCTTCTACTTCGGCATTCTGGCCGACGATACGCCCCCCGTGGGCCTCGCCGCCTATGCGGGCGCGGCCATCGCCAACACCTCGCCCATCGCCGTGGGCATACAGGGCTTCTTCTACGACATCCGTACCGCGCTGCTGCCCCTGGTCTTCATCTTCAACCACGACATCATCCTGTGGAACATCCACAGCCTGCCCGAAGCCGTCATAATCTTCTGCATGACCTCCCTCGGCATGATCAGCTTCTCTTCCCTGATTCAGGGCTGGTTCATCACCAAAACCAGCATTCTGGACAGACTGCTGCTTTTCGCTGCCACGGTGGCGCTCATGTACCCCGCGCTCATCACCGGCTTCTTCCTTCCCCATGATCAGCGCTATCTGGGTTACATTCTCGGTCTGGCGCTCATGATTCTCACCTGGCTCCGCCAGAAGGCGGGCGCGAAGTTCGCTGCGCCCCGGGAGGCTGCGGCATGA
- a CDS encoding IS1595 family transposase codes for MYERRSRLNNRQQTELIKFFVAGATARAAGEMVGVNRNTATSYFMRLRRLIASHLPSYRLSGEIEADESYFGGVRKGKRGRGSAGKIAVFGLLKRNERVYTVIIPDARTETLLPIIKEQVEPDSIVYTDTFSAYNALDINGFHHHRINHSQKFAEHHNHINGIENFWNQAKRHLRRFNGIKPEHFYWFLKECEWRFNGGNHKQLLTQLTYWVKQAKH; via the coding sequence ATGTATGAAAGACGCAGCAGACTAAATAATCGGCAACAGACCGAACTCATAAAGTTTTTTGTGGCCGGTGCCACGGCAAGGGCTGCCGGAGAGATGGTAGGAGTAAACCGTAACACTGCCACATCCTATTTCATGCGCTTGCGACGTCTTATTGCTTCTCATCTCCCCAGCTATCGGCTGTCCGGAGAAATAGAAGCCGATGAAAGTTACTTTGGAGGTGTAAGAAAAGGTAAACGAGGACGGGGATCTGCCGGAAAAATAGCTGTTTTTGGTCTATTGAAGAGAAACGAAAGAGTCTACACAGTAATCATTCCTGATGCCCGTACTGAAACACTTCTCCCCATCATCAAAGAACAGGTGGAACCTGACAGTATAGTCTATACAGATACATTTTCAGCTTACAACGCCTTGGATATCAACGGATTCCATCATCATCGTATCAATCATTCTCAGAAGTTTGCAGAACACCATAATCATATCAATGGAATAGAAAATTTCTGGAATCAAGCCAAAAGACACTTACGTCGTTTTAACGGTATCAAGCCAGAACACTTTTACTGGTTCCTCAAAGAATGCGAATGGCGCTTCAATGGAGGCAACCATAAACAACTTCTAACTCAGCTAACTTATTGGGTAAAACAAGCTAAACACTAG